DNA sequence from the Streptomyces sp. MST-110588 genome:
TACCGCACCACCGGCGCCACCGCGATCGTGCACACCCACGCGGCCCACGCCACCGCCGTCTCCACCCTGGTCACCGAGCTCCCCCTGATCCATTACATGGCCGCGGCTCTCGGCGGCCCCGTCCGTGTCGCCCCCTACGCGCTGTACGGCACCGAGGAGTTGGCCGAGAACATGCTCGGCGCGCTGCGCGACCGTACCGGCTGCCTCCTGCGCAACCACGGCACCGTCACCTACGGCACCACCCTGGACCAGGCGTACGACCGCACCGCCCAGCTCGAATGGATGTGCCGCGTGTGGCTCGCGGCCAGTTCCGTACCGGGGCGTGAGCCGGCGCTGCTCTCCGCGGAGCAGGTGCGGGAGGTGGGCGAGAAACTCCGGGGGTACGGACAGCGCCGCCCCCAATGACCATCCGCCTGCGATGACCACCCGCCCGCAACGGGCATCCGCCCGCGATGACCACACGCCTGCGAAGACCATCCGCCCGCCTTCCGGGCGGGCCCGCTGTCATGGACGCGCGGTCCGTGGGCACGCGTGCCCCATGGATC
Encoded proteins:
- a CDS encoding class II aldolase/adducin family protein; protein product: MTEREAIEGAWRDLVATARRTVADGLVVGTSGNVSVRVGDQVLVTPSGVPYDRLGPGDLTAVDLDGRRTAGALEPTSELPMHLAVYRTTGATAIVHTHAAHATAVSTLVTELPLIHYMAAALGGPVRVAPYALYGTEELAENMLGALRDRTGCLLRNHGTVTYGTTLDQAYDRTAQLEWMCRVWLAASSVPGREPALLSAEQVREVGEKLRGYGQRRPQ